In a genomic window of Ranitomeya imitator isolate aRanImi1 chromosome 5, aRanImi1.pri, whole genome shotgun sequence:
- the LOC138637631 gene encoding uncharacterized protein, translated as MYTEKAPQDQPYTRDTSPDPPYTRDTSPVPSYTRNTSPDLHPGHPTRPALHLGHLIRPTPRTPHQTRPTPGTPHQTYTQDTPPDPPYTRDTPPVQPYTRDTSPYPPYTRDTSPDQPYTRDTPPDPALPGTPHQSSPTPGHPHQSRPTPGTPLQPSPTPGTPHQTYTQDTPPDPPYTRDTSPDLHPGHPTRPALLLGQLTRSALHTPPDPPYTRDTSPYPPYTRDTPPVQPYTQDTAPDPPYTRDTSPDQPYTRDTAPDPPYTRDTPPDQPYTRASSPDPRHPTRPALHPGHRYSPALHPGHRTRLTLHPAHRTRPTPRTPHQTRPTPGTPHQTYTQDTPPDPPYTQDTSPDLHPRHPTIPALHPGHPTSPALHLGHLTIPALHPGHPTSPALHPGHRTRPAVHPGHLTRPALHPGHRTRPAVHPGHPTRPALPGTPHQSSPTPGHPHQTRDTPPDPPYTRDTATAQPYTRDTAPD; from the coding sequence ATGTATACTGAGAAAGCCCCACAAGACCAGCCATACACCCGGGACACCTCACCAGACCCGCCCTACACCCGGGACACCTCACCAGTCCCGTCCTACACCCGGAACACCTCACCAGACCTACACCCAGGACACCCCACCAGACCCGCCCTACACCTGGGACACCTCATCAGACCTACACCCAGGACACCCCACCAGACCCGCCCTACACCCGGGACACCTCATCAGACCTACACCCAGGACACCCCACCAGACCCGCCCTACACCCGGGACACCCCACCAGTCCAGCCCTACACCCGGGACACCTCACCATACCCGCCCTACACCCGGGACACCTCACCAGACCAGCCGTACACCCGGGACACCCCACCAGACCCCGCCCTACCCGGGACACCTCACCAGTCCAGCCCTACACCCGGGCATCCTCACCAGAGCCGCCCTACACCCGGGACACCGCTACAGCCCAGCCCTACACCCGGGACACCGCACCAGACCTACACCCAGGACACCCCACCAGACCCGCCCTACACCCGGGACACCTCACCAGACCTACACCCAGGACACCCCACCAGACCTGCCCTACTCCTGGGACAACTCACCAGATCAGCCCTACACACCCCACCAGACCCGCCCTACACCCGGGACACCTCACCATACCCACCCTACACCCGGGACACCCCACCAGTCCAGCCCTACACCCAGGACACCGCACCAGACCCGCCGTACACCCGGGACACCTCACCAGACCAGCCCTACACCCGGGACACCGCACCAGACCCGCCCTACACCCGGGACACCCCACCAGACCAGCCCTACACCCGGGCATCCTCACCAGACCCGCGACACCCCACCAGACCCGCCCTACACCCGGGACACCGCTACAGCCCAGCCCTACACCCGGGACACCGCACCAGACTAACCCTACACCCGGCACACCGGACCAGACCTACACCCAGGACACCCCACCAGACCCGCCCTACACCTGGGACACCTCATCAGACCTACACCCAGGACACCCCACCAgacccgccctacacccaggacacCTCACCAGACCTACACCCGAGACACCCCACCATACCCGCCCTACACCCGGGACACCCCACCAGTCCAGCCCTACACCTGGGACACCTCACCATACCCGCCCTACACCCGGGACACCCCACCAGTCCAGCCCTACACCCGGGACACCGCACCAGACCCGCCGTACACCCAGGACACCTCACCAGACCAGCCCTACACCCGGGACACCGCACCAGACCAGCCGTACACCCGGGACACCCCACCAGACCCGCCCTACCTGGGACACCCCACCAGTCCAGCCCTACACCCGGGCATCCTCACCAGACCCGCGACACCCCACCAGACCCGCCCTACACCCGGGACACCGCTACAGCCCAGCCCTACACCCGGGACACCGCACCAGACTAA